Below is a window of Mycolicibacterium chitae DNA.
GACAGTTGCTGCTCGGGACCCGGCGGCGGGGTGCCCTGCTCGCGCGGCACCGGCGGCACCGCCACCGGCGCGGGACCGGGGCCCGGCGCCGGCCCCAGCGGCAGGGTCCGGGAGTTCAGGGGGGCGTCCGGCAGCGGCACCGGGGTGCCCGGCAGCGCGGGCGACGGCTGACCCGGGATCGCCGCGATCGGCAGTCCCGGCGCCGGCGGCCCCGCATCCGGGTTCGGCGCCGAGGTCTGCACCCCGGTGGGGCCCGGATAGTTCGGGCCGTACGGGTTGTCGCCGAACGGGCCGACCGTCAGATCGGCGCACGGCAGCGGGTTGCCGGGCGACGGGATGCCGTCGGCGGGCGGGGTGTAGGAGCACGGCGAACCGGGCGGCACGGCCGGGCCGGGATGATCCGGGGTGCCCTCGAGGACGCGCGGCGCGGCCGGCGGGGCACCGTTGGCGTGCCGCTCGCCGTTGGGGTCCGGGAACTGGAAGGCCGGCAGACCCGCGTCGCGCCAGAACTTCTCGGGGTCGATACCGCGATTCTTGAATGCCGCGTCGATGAACGGTTGCAGCACCTGACCGGTGAGCAGATTGACGACCATCACCTTGAAGTACGGGCCCGAACCCAGCGCCTCGGCCAGCGAGGGGGTGAACTTGCTCAGCGTGATCAGCACGTCCTGTAGGTCGAACTTGTGCTTGACCAGCAGGTCGGTGACGATGCGCAGTTGCTCGAGCAGGTGGTTGAGGTTCGGGTTGTCGTTGATCAGGCCCTGGAACTGCGCGGAGACCAACTGCACGTTGGCCAGCAGGTTGTCGATGGCCTGGCCGCGCTGGTTGACCGCGGCCAACAGCGTCTTGCTGTTGACCAGCAGGTCGTTGACCTGACCGCTGCGGTCCCCGAGCACCTTGGCCACCTTGTTGGCGTTGGCCAGCAGCTTGGTGAACTGCTCGTCGCGCTTGCCGATGGTGTCGGAGAACCAGGCCACCCCGTCCAGCGCGGCGCTCAGGTGCGGATAGGTCTGATCTACGGTCTCGGACAACACGTTCAGCGACTGCTTGACGGTCTGGATGTCCCAGCCCGCGGCGGCCTTGGTGACGTCGAAGAACGCGTCGTAGATCTGGTACGGCGTGGTGCTCTGGCCCAGCGGCAGCTCGCCGTTGGCGCGCAGGATCTCGCTGCCGCGCGGCTCGACCTCGAGGACCTTCTTGCCCAGGATGGTGTCGGTCCGGATGGCGATCCGGCTGTCGGTGCCGATCTGGTTGGGGCCCAACGAGAAACCCATCACCACGTGGTCGCCGTCGATCTTCAGCGAGTTCACCGTGCCGACGTCCATGCCGGCGATGCGGACCTTGTCGCCGACGAGGATGCCGCCCGAGTCGCTGAACTGCCCGTAGTAGTTGGGCTGCGCGAACAGCATCGGGACGCTGGAGAAGCTCTGGCCCACACCGATCACCAGGATGGTGATCATGATGCCGACCAGGCCGTTGCGGATCCGGTTGTCGCCTTCGAGAGTCCTCATTGTGGTGTGCACCTACCCGTCGGCTGGGTGAACACCTTGACCGTGCGCACCGGCCCGCCCGGCTGCGCGCCGTTGAGCTTGAGTGTCAGGTCGCACAGGTAGTAGTTGAAGAAGTCGCCGTAGACGCCGCCGGCACGGCCGATGATCTTCAGCGCCTGCGGCAGCTTGGTCAGCACGTCGTCGACCTCGGCCTGCTTGTCGACCAACGGCTGCGCGACGTTCTCGAGGTGGGCGATGGTGTCCTTGAGCACCGGCCGGTTGTCGGCCAGCAGATCGCCCAGCGTGCCCGCGGCGCTGCTGATGTTGGCCGTCGAGTCGGCGATCGGGTCCGCGCGGTTCTTCAGCCCGGTGATGAGCACTTCGAAGTTGTTGACCGTCTCGTCGAACTCCTTCTGGTGCTTGACGGTGGTGTCCAGCACCGTGTTCAGGTTGCTGATCACCTCGCCGATGGCCTGGTCGCGGTCGGCCAGCGCCGAGGTCAGCTGGGCGGTCTGGTCCAGGATGTCGCTGATGGTGCCGCCCTGGCCCTGGAACACCGTGATGATGGACTGCGCGATGTTGTTGACCTTGTCCGGGTCCAGCGCGCGGAACAGCGGCTTGAACCCGCCGATCAGCGCGTCGAGGTCCAGCGCCGGGGTGGTGCGCGAGGTGGGGATCAGCCCGCCGGGCTCGAGGATCCGGTCCGAGCCCTCGCCCTGGCCGCGCTGCAGGTCCATGTACCGGTTGCCGATCAGGTCCTGGTAGCGGATCTGCGCGGTGGTCGACTGGTACAGCGGCAAGTTCCGATCAACGTTGAACTTGACGCGAACCTTCTGGCCGCCGTCGATGAGTTGCACCTTGTCGACCTTGCCGACCTCCACGCCCGAGGCCCGGACGAACTGACCGGCGCGCAGTCCGCTGGCGCTGTCGAATTCCGCTGTGTAACTGCTGGTTCGGTCGAAGCGGATCTGGCCGAACACCACGATGATGATTCCCGTGAAGAGCAGCAGCACCGCCGAGAAGGCGCCGAGCTTGATTGCGGTTCCGGTGAT
It encodes the following:
- a CDS encoding MCE family protein, which produces MRTLEGDNRIRNGLVGIMITILVIGVGQSFSSVPMLFAQPNYYGQFSDSGGILVGDKVRIAGMDVGTVNSLKIDGDHVVMGFSLGPNQIGTDSRIAIRTDTILGKKVLEVEPRGSEILRANGELPLGQSTTPYQIYDAFFDVTKAAAGWDIQTVKQSLNVLSETVDQTYPHLSAALDGVAWFSDTIGKRDEQFTKLLANANKVAKVLGDRSGQVNDLLVNSKTLLAAVNQRGQAIDNLLANVQLVSAQFQGLINDNPNLNHLLEQLRIVTDLLVKHKFDLQDVLITLSKFTPSLAEALGSGPYFKVMVVNLLTGQVLQPFIDAAFKNRGIDPEKFWRDAGLPAFQFPDPNGERHANGAPPAAPRVLEGTPDHPGPAVPPGSPCSYTPPADGIPSPGNPLPCADLTVGPFGDNPYGPNYPGPTGVQTSAPNPDAGPPAPGLPIAAIPGQPSPALPGTPVPLPDAPLNSRTLPLGPAPGPGPAPVAVPPVPREQGTPPPGPEQQLSPNTVAPLPGNPPFLVPDTGGT
- a CDS encoding virulence factor Mce family protein; amino-acid sequence: MKITGTAIKLGAFSAVLLLFTGIIIVVFGQIRFDRTSSYTAEFDSASGLRAGQFVRASGVEVGKVDKVQLIDGGQKVRVKFNVDRNLPLYQSTTAQIRYQDLIGNRYMDLQRGQGEGSDRILEPGGLIPTSRTTPALDLDALIGGFKPLFRALDPDKVNNIAQSIITVFQGQGGTISDILDQTAQLTSALADRDQAIGEVISNLNTVLDTTVKHQKEFDETVNNFEVLITGLKNRADPIADSTANISSAAGTLGDLLADNRPVLKDTIAHLENVAQPLVDKQAEVDDVLTKLPQALKIIGRAGGVYGDFFNYYLCDLTLKLNGAQPGGPVRTVKVFTQPTGRCTPQ